In Vitis vinifera cultivar Pinot Noir 40024 chromosome 17, ASM3070453v1, one genomic interval encodes:
- the LOC100265589 gene encoding UDP-glycosyltransferase 83A1 isoform X1 codes for MLAATMGRRPHVLIIPFPAQGHVTPLMKFAYQISDHGIKVTFVNSDFIHEKLVAALPDEDEARSRIGLASIPDGLGPGEDRKDPLKSTDSILRVMPGHLKELIEKVNNSNDDEKITCVIADTTVGWALEVAEKMGIESVAFCPCGPGTLALVFDIPRLIEAGHVNGIDGSLLNEELICLAKDIPAFSSNRLPWGCPSDLTVQEILFRLALQCIPAKNLSNWLLCNSVYELDSSACDLIPNILPIGPLLASNHLGHYTGNFWPEDSTCIGWLDKQPAGSVIYVAFGSLAILSQNQFNELALGIELVGRPFLWVVRSDFTNGSAAEYPDGFIERVAEHGKIVSWAPQEKVLAHPSVACFLSHCGWNSTMDGIGIGVPFLCWPYFADQFHNQSYICDKWKVGLGLNPDENGFISRHEIKKKIEMLVSDDGIKANAEKLKEMARKSVIEGGSSYKNFQTFVEALKQ; via the exons ATGTTGGCAGCAACCATGGGCAGGCGACCTCATGTGCTGATTATTCCATTCCCAGCACAAGGACATGTTACTCCCCTTATGAAGTTTGCGTACCAGATTTCTGATCATGGGATCAAGGTCACCTTTGTTAACTCAGACTTCATACATGAAAAACTGGTGGCTGCACTGCCAGATGAGGATGAGGCTCGGAGTCGGATTGGGCTAGCCTCGATCCCAGATGGACTGGGTCCAGGGGAGGATCGAAAAGATCCACTCAAGTCGACAGACAGTATTTTAAGAGTCATGCCGGGTCATTTGAAGGAGTTGATTGAGAAGGTTAACAACTCGAATGATGATGAGAAGATCACTTGTGTTATTGCTGATACAACAGTTGGGTGGGCGCTAGAGGTTGCCGAGAAGATGGGGATCGAGAGCGTTGCGTTTTGCCCCTGTGGACCAGGAACCTTGGCTTTGGTATTTGACATTCCAAGGCTTATTGAGGCCGGACATGTAAATGGTATTGATG GATCTCTTTTGAACGAGGAGTTGATCTGCCTGGCAAAGGATATCCCAGCCTTTAGCAGCAACAGATTGCCCTGGGGCTGCCCAAGTGATCTAACCGTACAAGAGATCCTTTTCCGACTTGCTCTACAATGCATCCCAGCTAAGAATCTTTCCAATTGGCTTCTTTGCAACTCTGTTTACGAACTTGACTCATCTGCTTGTGACTTGATACCCAACATATTACCAATAGGCCCGTTACTTGCAAGTAATCATCTGGGTCATTATACTGGAAACTTTTGGCCTGAGGATTCAACTTGCATAGGCTGGCTCGATAAGCAACCTGCTGGCTCAGTCATTTATGTTGCCTTTGGAAGCCTAGCAATCTTAAGCCAGAACCAATTCAATGAACTAGCACTGGGTATTGAACTTGTAGGCCGGCCATTTTTATGGGTTGTCCGATCAGACTTCACCAATGGATCAGCTGCTGAATACCCAGATGGTTTCATAGAGAGAGTAGCTGAGCATGGAAAGATTGTTTCATGGGCACCCCAAGAAAAGGTGTTAGCTCACCCTTCTGTTGCATGTTTCTTATCCCATTGTGGATGGAACTCAACCATGGACGGCATAGGCATAGGAGTCCCCTTCCTATGCTGGCCTTACTTTGCAGATCAATTCCATAACCAGAGTTACATATGCGACAAATGGAAGGTGGGCTTGGGGTTGAACCCAGATGAAAATGGATTCATATCAAGGCATGAGATTAAGAAGAAGATCGAAATGTTGGTTTCTGATGATGGTATAAAAGCAAATGCAGAGAAGTTGAAGGAAATGGCTAGAAAAAGTGTGATTGAAGGGGGATCTTCTTACAAGAATTTCCAAACCTTTGTTGAAGCACTGAAACAATGA
- the LOC100243316 gene encoding UDP-glycosyltransferase 83A1-like yields MDSSKRLPCNCVYELDSSACDLIPNLLPIGPLPASSDPGHYAANFWPEDSTCIGWLDKQPAGSVIYVAFGSTGNLTQHQFNELALGIELVGRPFLWVVRSDFTDGSAAEYPDGFIERVADHGKIVSWAPQEEVLAHPSVACFFSHCGWNSTMDSISMGVPFLCWPYVVDQFLDQNYICDKWKVGLGLNPDENGLISRHEIKMKIEKLVSDDGIKANAEKLKEMTRKSVSEGGSSYKNFKTFIEAMKH; encoded by the coding sequence ATGGATTCTTCCAAGAGGCTTCCTTGCAACTGTGTTTACGAACTTGACTCATCTGCTTGTGACTTGATTCCTAACTTATTACCAATTGGCCCGTTACCTGCAAGTAGTGATCCGGGTCATTATGCTGCAAACTTTTGGCCTGAGGATTCAACTTGCATAGGCTGGCTCGATAAACAACCTGCTGGCTCAGTCATTTATGTTGCTTTTGGCAGCACCGGAAACTTAACCCAGCACCAATTCAATGAATTAGCACTTGGTATTGAACTTGTAGGCCGACCATTTTTATGGGTTGTCCGATCAGACTTCACCGATGGATCAGCTGCTGAATACCCTGATGGTTTCATTGAGAGAGTAGCTGACCATGGAAAGATTGTCTCGTGGGCACCCCAAGAAGAGGTTTTAGCTCACCCTTCTGTTGCATGCTTCTTTTCCCATTGTGGTTGGAACTCAACCATGGACAGCATAAGCATGGGAGTCCCCTTCCTGTGCTGGCCCTACGTTGTAGATCAATTCCTTGACCAGAATTACATATGCGACAAATGGAAGGTGGGCTTGGGATTGAACCCAGATGAAAATGGACTCATATCGAGGCATGAGATTAAGATGAAGATTGAAAAGTTGGTCTCTGATGATGGCATAAAAGCAAATGCAGAGAAGTTGAAGGAAATGACTAGAAAGAGTGTAAGCGAAGGCGGATCTTCTTACAAGAATTTCAAAACCTTTATTGAAGCAATGAAACACTGA
- the LOC132252765 gene encoding UDP-glycosyltransferase 83A1-like, which yields MGRRPHVLIIPLPAQGYVAPLMRLAHRISDHGIKVTFVNSDFIHAKLLAALPHEAEAQSGIGLVSIPDGLDPGDDRKNLLKITESSSRVMPGHLKDLIEKVNRSNDDEQITCVIADITLERWPMEVAEKMGIEGVLFCPMGAGIWALALHIPKLIEWNRK from the coding sequence ATGGGCAGGCGACCTCATGTGCTGATTATACCACTCCCAGCGCAAGGATATGTTGCTCCTCTTATGAGGCTTGCACACCGGATTTCTGATCACGGGATCAAGGTCACCTTTGTTAACTCTGACTTCATACATGCTAAACTGCTGGCTGCACTCCCACATGAGGCTGAGGCTCAGAGTGGGATAGGGCTAGTCTCTATCCCAGATGGTCTGGATCCAGGGGACGATCGGAAAAACTTGCTCAAGATAACAGAAAGTAGTTCAAGAGTCATGCCGGGTCATTTGAAGGATTTAATTGAGAAAGTCAACCGCTCGAATGATGATGAGCAGATCACTTGTGTTATTGCTGACATAACACTTGAGCGGTGGCCAATGGAGGTGGCAGAGAAGATGGGAATCGAAGGGGTCCTTTTTTGTCCTATGGGAGCAGGAATCTGGGCTTTGGCACTTCATATTCCAAAGTTAATTGAGTGGAATCGTAAATAG
- the LOC100265589 gene encoding UDP-glycosyltransferase 83A1 isoform X2: MLAATMGRRPHVLIIPFPAQGHVTPLMKFAYQISDHGIKVTFVNSDFIHEKLVAALPDEDEARSRIGLASIPDGLGPGEDRKDPLKSTDSILRVMPGHLKELIEKVNNSNDDEKITCVIADTTVGWALEVAEKMGIESVAFCPCGPGTLALVFDIPRLIEAGHVNGSLLNEELICLAKDIPAFSSNRLPWGCPSDLTVQEILFRLALQCIPAKNLSNWLLCNSVYELDSSACDLIPNILPIGPLLASNHLGHYTGNFWPEDSTCIGWLDKQPAGSVIYVAFGSLAILSQNQFNELALGIELVGRPFLWVVRSDFTNGSAAEYPDGFIERVAEHGKIVSWAPQEKVLAHPSVACFLSHCGWNSTMDGIGIGVPFLCWPYFADQFHNQSYICDKWKVGLGLNPDENGFISRHEIKKKIEMLVSDDGIKANAEKLKEMARKSVIEGGSSYKNFQTFVEALKQ; the protein is encoded by the exons ATGTTGGCAGCAACCATGGGCAGGCGACCTCATGTGCTGATTATTCCATTCCCAGCACAAGGACATGTTACTCCCCTTATGAAGTTTGCGTACCAGATTTCTGATCATGGGATCAAGGTCACCTTTGTTAACTCAGACTTCATACATGAAAAACTGGTGGCTGCACTGCCAGATGAGGATGAGGCTCGGAGTCGGATTGGGCTAGCCTCGATCCCAGATGGACTGGGTCCAGGGGAGGATCGAAAAGATCCACTCAAGTCGACAGACAGTATTTTAAGAGTCATGCCGGGTCATTTGAAGGAGTTGATTGAGAAGGTTAACAACTCGAATGATGATGAGAAGATCACTTGTGTTATTGCTGATACAACAGTTGGGTGGGCGCTAGAGGTTGCCGAGAAGATGGGGATCGAGAGCGTTGCGTTTTGCCCCTGTGGACCAGGAACCTTGGCTTTGGTATTTGACATTCCAAGGCTTATTGAGGCCGGACATGTAAATG GATCTCTTTTGAACGAGGAGTTGATCTGCCTGGCAAAGGATATCCCAGCCTTTAGCAGCAACAGATTGCCCTGGGGCTGCCCAAGTGATCTAACCGTACAAGAGATCCTTTTCCGACTTGCTCTACAATGCATCCCAGCTAAGAATCTTTCCAATTGGCTTCTTTGCAACTCTGTTTACGAACTTGACTCATCTGCTTGTGACTTGATACCCAACATATTACCAATAGGCCCGTTACTTGCAAGTAATCATCTGGGTCATTATACTGGAAACTTTTGGCCTGAGGATTCAACTTGCATAGGCTGGCTCGATAAGCAACCTGCTGGCTCAGTCATTTATGTTGCCTTTGGAAGCCTAGCAATCTTAAGCCAGAACCAATTCAATGAACTAGCACTGGGTATTGAACTTGTAGGCCGGCCATTTTTATGGGTTGTCCGATCAGACTTCACCAATGGATCAGCTGCTGAATACCCAGATGGTTTCATAGAGAGAGTAGCTGAGCATGGAAAGATTGTTTCATGGGCACCCCAAGAAAAGGTGTTAGCTCACCCTTCTGTTGCATGTTTCTTATCCCATTGTGGATGGAACTCAACCATGGACGGCATAGGCATAGGAGTCCCCTTCCTATGCTGGCCTTACTTTGCAGATCAATTCCATAACCAGAGTTACATATGCGACAAATGGAAGGTGGGCTTGGGGTTGAACCCAGATGAAAATGGATTCATATCAAGGCATGAGATTAAGAAGAAGATCGAAATGTTGGTTTCTGATGATGGTATAAAAGCAAATGCAGAGAAGTTGAAGGAAATGGCTAGAAAAAGTGTGATTGAAGGGGGATCTTCTTACAAGAATTTCCAAACCTTTGTTGAAGCACTGAAACAATGA